The Bacillota bacterium LX-D genomic sequence AGCCACTCTCAATCCAGAAATCCGAAATCAATTGATGAAGCTGTGAGCATTACAATTAAAAATCGAGGGGAAAATAGTTACCTTGACGGAGAAGTAGCAACAGAGGGACATTTAATCCTTGATACTGAGGAAAAAAACGGAAACATAAAAGTATATACCATTTCAAGTTTTGGTTATTTTGGCTTTGAAAACGGAATTTTTACCAAGATTAGCGGTAGTGGTGCTATTCCTACGGTTATTACTTTTTCTTGCTGACTTGAAACGTTATGGACACGCCACGAGCCCTTCCGATTTTGAGGCGCAAGCGCGTTTTTTCTGGATGATGAATTTCATCGCCAAATACTGGGGTCACAACAGATCGGCCTTGCTTACTATCTTTGTGTCGCCGCGGAATCATTGGCAAAAAAGTGATTCGTCACTCCAGCTCCATGTTGACCAAACATTTGGTGGTTAATAGCCTGTATCTATACACACATTTTGGAAAGGCAGCCTGGCGGGGCTGCTTTTTCATTTTCCCAACCAGACCCAAATATGGTTTAACAAATACAGGGTGAATATAAGCTTTCGGGACCTGCCATTAAGATAAATATTTTCGGGACTTTATCAGCAGGCGAATAACCAATAAATAAATCAACGCATATGATGATAAAAACAGAGTTCTAGCGGGAGGTGTTATATTTTATGTCAGATGCTTTTGTGACACGGTCGCTTGATGAAATACGATTTTGGTCACGGATCATGAAAGAACATTCCCTCTTTCTTAAATTGGGTTTTAGATGCGAGGATACTCAGTTGATTAATGAAGCAAATCACTTTTATGCGGTTTTCGAAGCCATTGAAAACAGATCACACAGATTATCATTTGATACAGATCCCCAGATTATCAGAAGGTTTAATTCGGAAGTTCATAATGCGGTTTCCCATATCTGGGCTTTCAAAAGAAGGGTATTGGGCTTGATTCTACGTTGCCAACTTCCGGGGGCAAATAATTTTCCATTGTTAGTTGATCATGTTAGCAGAGAAGCAAATTACTTCAGAAAACGGTTAGAAGAATTAAATTCTGGAAGGCTTGAGCCATTACCTGATACTATCATTGAGGAGAATGTATTTTTCTTGCGTATCATGGCAGACCATGCTAAATTTATCAGCCATTTGCTTGATCCATCTGAACGTCAATTGATTGAACAAGCACGGCGTTTTAGCCACGATTTTGACCAACTGTTATTTCAAGCAAAAGACTTGAAATCCATGCGTCCCCAGTCTCAAACAACTCCTCTTCTGGATCAATTTTTGGATCAAAACAAGGTGTCGGTAAAATCATTACGCGACTTTAAGCAAACAGCACGCGACTTAATTAATTCCTGCCGGATAAAAAGTATTATTCACCCACTATTAGCGGATCATGTGCTTCGCGAAGCTGAAAGGTTCCTCTTTATCATTGATATGTTAGAACAGCATTTAACCAGCGGTAATGTCCCGATGCAATAACTAAGTAAGCGTCAAATAAACCCCACTCTTATCCAAGGTGGGGTTTATTTGACGTTTACTTATCGATAAACTCCCATCGCATGAATACGATTATGATGACCCTGGCCACCGTTACATCCATTTTTATACCAACAACATTTATTGCAGGGATTTATGGAATGAATTTTGAGTATATGCCGGAGTTTACATGGCGTTACGGCTATTTCATATTGTCGGGAATTATGGCTACCGCTGGTTTCGGCATATTCTTATGGTTTAAGCGCAGAGGCTGGTTTGACATTTATAAATAAAATTAAAAAATCCGTCATTGAAGTATTCAAGAAAACAATAGTATTCGGTGAGAAACCATGAAATAACACGATACAATAAGAATACTGTTTTAAAATATCTCTGATTGTTAATTTAGAAGTAAAAAATGATTTTTTACGAAAAAACCGTTGGTGCAACCATCTGGACTTCGGAGTATAATCATATCAATAATTGAATACATGGCCTAATTCCGAGTCATCGGAAGCGGAGGAACCAATCAATTGGGGTTAATCCTGATTTATCAGGAGGGATGAGGACGCACTTCTCTGCCATCCTACCCGTCAGCTAACTTCGTCGGCTAAAGCAGGGAAGGTCCAGAAGACCTACCGACATTTCTTTACAGAGGTCTTTTTCTTTTGCCTTTGTATTCGAGTATAGGTAGGTGAGAGTCTGGGTAGACAACATGCAGGGGTATTTCGAGATATACTTGGGCATGCGGTAGACCGGTGTAGACTTTTTTCTTTGGAACTTCAGTTCTTGAGAGAAAATAAATATCGGTCTTTTTTTTTTACCGCCGCTTCGAAAGCAGATTGTCAGCGCATACCTGAAGAATTGCATGAATGATAGGCACACCGGAAATGCTCCAGTGGAAAACGAAGAATAAGGGGTAAGTGATGATGCCACAATACAGCAAAAACAAGATGGAAGCAGATATAAGCGAGTCTTATATCAAATTACAAAGAGAGATCCTGGGACGCGGACCGCAGGAGACAAAGACGTACATTATCCGGGATATGGTAATCGTAAGGCTCAAAGGCGTCTTGACCCACGAAGAGGAACATCTTGTGAAGACGGAAAAGGGCAGACAGATCGTGAAAGCAATGCGCCGTATTCTGCGGCAGCAGTACAGTATGGAAACAGAAGGAATCATCTCGAAAATTACCGGCTGTCAGGTCATTTCCAGCCACAGTGATATCAGTACAAAAATGGGCGAACAAATAGAAACGTTCATCCTGGATTGTGACCTGGAGAAAAAATTTAAAGAATAACCCAATCAATAATCTTTTGCAGGAAGACTGAATATCGGGAACTCATTTTGATGAGGGCCAATTATTACGTAAGCCTGCGGGTTCTTATTGGATTCCGATGCCACTCTGGGTGAAGGCATGGGGAACATATGGGAATCTGCAGGCTTTTTGTATATACCGGCAATTCCATGACTCACGTTAGGAGGAAGATACCATGACTAAGAATCATCCACCCGTTTACATTTACGGTTCAACGCTTCAGGCAGAGAGCATGCGAGCGTCATTAAAACAACGAGAAGTGCCGATCTTGGAAATAGATGCAAATTCTGATGAATTTGCTCATTGTAAACAAGCGTTTTTATTCGTACAAAACTTATCTGAAGCGGAAGAGGCATTACGTCCTGTACGCGATAGACGCATGAAAAAAATTATGCTTGTTACGGATCGAGATTTGTATTCAGTCAGCAGGAGCTGGACGTCGATCTGGTAATCCTGACTTGCAAAGAGGCAAAGAAGTTTGACTGGTTGTTGATCGAAAAACCATAATGGAAGGGTAATAAAAACGATAAAATAGAGAGAAAGGGTGAGATTCAGAA encodes the following:
- a CDS encoding DUF2935 domain-containing protein, giving the protein MSDAFVTRSLDEIRFWSRIMKEHSLFLKLGFRCEDTQLINEANHFYAVFEAIENRSHRLSFDTDPQIIRRFNSEVHNAVSHIWAFKRRVLGLILRCQLPGANNFPLLVDHVSREANYFRKRLEELNSGRLEPLPDTIIEENVFFLRIMADHAKFISHLLDPSERQLIEQARRFSHDFDQLLFQAKDLKSMRPQSQTTPLLDQFLDQNKVSVKSLRDFKQTARDLINSCRIKSIIHPLLADHVLREAERFLFIIDMLEQHLTSGNVPMQ
- a CDS encoding DUF2294 domain-containing protein: MPQYSKNKMEADISESYIKLQREILGRGPQETKTYIIRDMVIVRLKGVLTHEEEHLVKTEKGRQIVKAMRRILRQQYSMETEGIISKITGCQVISSHSDISTKMGEQIETFILDCDLEKKFKE